From a single Bacillus pumilus genomic region:
- a CDS encoding YcnI family protein — MKKYVKALLPMLLASFLLAIPVSAHVTVKPDTSATNAWETYTLKVPSESDSPTTKVVVTMPKGVEFQQYEPVPGWKTSTEEKDGKVTRVTWEATGKGVLAGEFQQFVFVAKNPEKAGEAAWDAYQYYKDGTVVEWTGDKDADKPHSITNIVASNTVTDSHGQEKPKEEKASETASSSSSPLVLGLSIAALVVALIALGLAFRKK; from the coding sequence ATGAAAAAATATGTTAAAGCTTTATTACCAATGCTTCTCGCTTCATTTTTATTGGCGATTCCTGTAAGTGCGCACGTCACAGTCAAACCTGACACATCTGCGACAAATGCGTGGGAAACTTATACTTTGAAAGTTCCTTCTGAAAGTGACAGTCCGACGACTAAAGTTGTCGTCACAATGCCTAAAGGCGTAGAATTCCAACAATACGAGCCAGTACCTGGCTGGAAAACGTCAACTGAAGAAAAAGATGGCAAGGTCACAAGAGTGACTTGGGAGGCAACGGGTAAAGGTGTCCTTGCTGGAGAGTTCCAGCAATTCGTTTTTGTAGCGAAAAACCCTGAAAAAGCAGGTGAAGCTGCATGGGATGCGTATCAATATTATAAGGATGGAACGGTCGTTGAATGGACTGGCGATAAAGATGCTGACAAGCCGCATTCCATCACAAACATCGTAGCATCTAATACGGTAACGGATTCACATGGTCAAGAAAAACCAAAAGAAGAAAAGGCATCTGAAACAGCTTCCTCTTCTTCCTCACCTCTTGTGCTTGGGTTGTCCATTGCTGCTCTAGTCGTGGCACTGATTGCACTTGGACTTGCTTTTAGAAAGAAATAA
- a CDS encoding ArsR/SmtB family transcription factor — MNNTIHPTQEDMRLISVLQALADPIRLEIVRCLAEAGERTCGTYEMNIAKSTLSHHFKVLREAGVVKVRIDGKHRYYSLRKEDIETAFPGLVSSILAVDKERW; from the coding sequence ATGAATAATACAATCCATCCAACCCAAGAAGACATGAGACTGATTTCTGTGCTGCAAGCATTGGCTGATCCAATCCGATTAGAAATTGTCCGCTGCTTAGCAGAAGCAGGGGAGAGAACATGCGGCACGTATGAGATGAATATTGCCAAATCCACGCTGTCCCACCACTTCAAAGTGCTGAGGGAGGCAGGCGTCGTGAAAGTGAGAATTGACGGGAAGCACCGTTACTATTCTTTAAGAAAAGAAGACATCGAGACCGCATTTCCTGGGCTGGTGTCATCGATTTTAGCCGTAGATAAAGAGCGGTGGTAA
- the gabT gene encoding 4-aminobutyrate--2-oxoglutarate transaminase codes for MSQTTTNRFSTEEWQGKRDQYVARGVSNGNRHLAAKGKGAELFDIDGKRFIDFAGAIGTLNVGHSHPKVVEAVKAQAESLIHPGFNVMMYESYIELAEKLCRLTPGDHDKKAIFLNSGAEAVENAVKIARKYTKRQAVVSFTRGFHGRTNMTMSMTSKVKPYKFGFGPFASEVYQAPYPYYYQKPEGLSDAAYDEYIIDQFNQFFVATVAPETVACVVMEPVQGEGGFIVPSKRFVQHVASFCQQHGIVFVADEIQTGFARTGKYFAIEHFDVVPDLITVSKSLAAGLPLSGVVGRKELLDAADPGELGGTYAGSPLGCVAALAVLDIIETEQLNQRSEHIGQVIEDKANDWRAKYPFIGEVRRLGAMAAIEIVEDQTTRTPDKKTAAAIAAYANEHGLLLLTAGINGNIIRFLTPLVITDELLQEGLGIIEDALTAR; via the coding sequence ATGAGTCAAACGACAACAAACCGTTTTTCAACAGAAGAATGGCAGGGGAAAAGAGATCAATACGTCGCAAGAGGCGTGAGTAATGGCAACCGTCATCTTGCAGCAAAGGGGAAGGGAGCCGAGCTGTTCGATATCGATGGGAAACGATTTATCGATTTTGCTGGCGCTATCGGTACTTTAAATGTAGGCCATTCACATCCAAAGGTTGTGGAAGCCGTCAAAGCACAGGCAGAAAGTCTGATTCACCCAGGATTCAACGTGATGATGTACGAATCGTATATTGAATTAGCTGAAAAGCTATGTCGCCTTACACCAGGTGATCATGATAAGAAAGCCATTTTTCTTAATTCAGGTGCAGAAGCTGTTGAAAATGCGGTGAAAATTGCACGTAAATATACGAAAAGACAGGCCGTTGTCTCGTTTACAAGAGGCTTCCATGGCAGAACGAATATGACGATGAGCATGACAAGCAAGGTCAAGCCATATAAATTTGGCTTCGGCCCATTTGCATCAGAGGTGTACCAAGCACCATACCCGTATTACTATCAAAAGCCAGAAGGATTAAGCGATGCAGCCTACGATGAGTACATCATTGATCAATTCAACCAATTCTTCGTCGCTACCGTTGCACCAGAAACCGTTGCGTGTGTGGTCATGGAGCCAGTCCAAGGGGAGGGCGGATTCATTGTCCCATCGAAGCGTTTTGTTCAGCATGTTGCTTCATTCTGTCAGCAGCACGGGATTGTGTTTGTTGCAGATGAAATCCAAACAGGCTTTGCAAGAACAGGAAAATATTTTGCCATTGAGCACTTTGATGTGGTGCCGGACTTAATCACTGTATCAAAATCTCTTGCTGCTGGATTGCCGCTAAGCGGTGTAGTCGGCAGAAAAGAACTGCTTGATGCGGCAGATCCAGGGGAGCTAGGGGGAACATATGCAGGAAGTCCATTAGGCTGTGTGGCAGCACTAGCAGTTCTTGATATTATTGAAACAGAACAATTGAATCAGCGATCTGAACACATTGGACAAGTCATTGAGGATAAAGCAAATGATTGGAGAGCAAAGTATCCATTCATTGGGGAAGTCCGCCGATTAGGGGCAATGGCGGCGATTGAAATTGTGGAAGATCAAACAACGCGTACACCAGATAAGAAAACAGCCGCAGCGATTGCAGCATATGCAAATGAGCATGGGCTGCTCTTATTAACGGCAGGGATTAATGGGAATATCATTCGCTTTTTAACACCACTTGTCATCACAGATGAGCTGCTGCAAGAAGGTCTAGGGATCATCGAAGACGCCTTGACAGCACGCTAA
- a CDS encoding NAD-dependent succinate-semialdehyde dehydrogenase produces MTNELKVYNPATGEEIASVAQHTKEQIEDAITRSHKAFKTWAKTSAHERANIIRKWFDLMIEHKERLAKIITEENGKPYQEALGEIVYAAGYIEWYAEEAKRIYGRTIPSHTTNKRLFVTKQPVGPVAAITPWNFPAAMITRKAAPALAAGCTFIVKPAEDTPLTAIELVKLGHEAGIPEDALQWVVGDGKEVGEMFTDSPLIRKITFTGSTPVGKHLIKNSASTVKHVSMELGGHAPLIVDKDANLELAVKQAVASKFRNAGQTCVCANRLIVHEDIHEAFAQSFSKEVEKLKVGNGFEEGTSIGPIINKRGFDKIVSQIQDAVDKGAKILVGGDTHFDDEKSYFFVQPTVLTHVDPSMNIMHEETFGPVAPITTFKTLDEAIELANDTPFGLAAYFFTENYRNGLYISENLDYGIIGWNDGGPSAVQAPFGGMKESGIGREGGIEGIEPYLETKYVSIGLDE; encoded by the coding sequence ATGACAAACGAACTCAAAGTATATAATCCTGCGACAGGAGAAGAAATTGCTTCAGTTGCACAGCATACAAAAGAACAGATCGAAGACGCCATTACTCGCTCACACAAAGCATTCAAAACATGGGCAAAAACGTCAGCGCACGAACGTGCCAATATCATCCGTAAGTGGTTTGATCTCATGATTGAACATAAAGAAAGATTGGCAAAAATCATCACGGAAGAAAACGGAAAGCCGTATCAAGAAGCATTAGGGGAAATCGTCTATGCGGCTGGATACATTGAATGGTACGCAGAGGAAGCCAAACGGATCTACGGCAGAACCATTCCGTCACATACGACGAACAAACGCCTTTTCGTCACAAAGCAGCCAGTTGGTCCTGTTGCGGCCATTACACCGTGGAATTTCCCAGCAGCCATGATCACGAGAAAGGCAGCACCAGCACTTGCGGCGGGCTGTACGTTTATTGTAAAACCTGCTGAAGACACGCCGCTCACAGCCATTGAGCTTGTGAAATTAGGTCATGAAGCTGGAATTCCAGAGGATGCCCTACAATGGGTGGTTGGAGATGGAAAAGAAGTCGGTGAAATGTTCACAGATAGTCCATTGATTCGCAAAATCACGTTTACAGGCTCGACGCCAGTCGGAAAGCACCTGATCAAAAACAGTGCCAGCACAGTCAAGCACGTCTCAATGGAGCTTGGTGGTCATGCTCCGCTCATCGTAGACAAAGATGCAAATCTTGAACTAGCTGTCAAACAAGCAGTGGCATCTAAATTCCGTAATGCAGGACAAACTTGTGTGTGTGCCAACCGCTTAATTGTGCATGAAGACATTCATGAAGCATTTGCTCAAAGCTTCAGCAAAGAAGTAGAAAAGCTAAAAGTGGGAAATGGCTTTGAAGAAGGCACATCTATCGGTCCAATTATTAATAAGCGCGGCTTTGATAAAATCGTCAGCCAAATTCAAGATGCAGTCGATAAAGGGGCGAAAATCCTTGTCGGCGGCGATACGCATTTCGACGACGAAAAGTCATACTTTTTTGTCCAGCCAACGGTTCTTACACATGTCGACCCTTCCATGAACATCATGCATGAAGAGACCTTTGGACCAGTGGCGCCGATTACAACATTCAAAACGTTAGATGAAGCGATCGAGTTAGCCAACGATACACCTTTTGGTCTTGCAGCTTATTTCTTTACAGAGAATTATCGGAACGGCCTCTACATCTCAGAAAATCTTGATTACGGGATTATTGGCTGGAATGATGGCGGCCCATCGGCTGTTCAAGCACCTTTCGGAGGAATGAAAGAAAGCGGAATTGGCCGTGAAGGCGGCATCGAAGGGATCGAACCATATTTAGAAACCAAGTATGTATCCATTGGTTTAGATGAGTAA
- a CDS encoding APC family permease: protein MQKQQMAKTMSQSDVLFLSIGAMLGWGWVVLSGDWILTAGFLGSVIAFVIGGILVVFIGLTYAELSSAIPETGGGLVFVQRAFGIKSAFVSAWGVLFGYVSVITFEAVALPTVIDYVIPTQHVGFLWNIGGWDVYLTWVLIGSGGALFLTALNYIGAKPAAIFQSVFTVAIILTGFLLLGGATFNGDLANLEPMFQGGVGGVMAVLVMIPFLFVGFDVIPQVAAEINAPKRIIGRILIISIVSAVVFYLLIVFGVAAGLSKGQLEASSLATADAMVQLLGHQAFGTVLVIGGVAGIVTSWNAFIIGASRILYAMAERGMISKWFAYIHPKYKTPTHAILFLGALAFFAPLLGRPALVWIVNAGGVGIIVGYLIVSIAFMRLRKTEPELERPYRIKYWRTTGVLAIGLSLLFLSFYFPGMPASLSWPAEWILLLGWALIGYILYVMNPRTKETVEHDKRTQSI from the coding sequence ATGCAAAAACAACAAATGGCAAAAACCATGTCGCAGTCAGACGTACTGTTTTTATCCATTGGTGCGATGCTTGGCTGGGGCTGGGTTGTACTTTCGGGAGATTGGATTTTAACAGCAGGATTTTTAGGAAGTGTGATCGCCTTTGTCATCGGCGGTATTCTCGTCGTCTTTATCGGACTTACGTATGCTGAGCTTTCGTCTGCCATTCCAGAGACAGGAGGAGGGCTCGTCTTTGTTCAGCGGGCATTTGGGATAAAATCCGCTTTTGTCTCGGCATGGGGCGTGTTGTTTGGCTACGTATCTGTCATTACGTTTGAAGCGGTCGCACTGCCAACTGTCATTGATTACGTCATTCCAACACAGCATGTTGGTTTCCTATGGAATATAGGGGGATGGGATGTTTATTTAACATGGGTGTTGATTGGATCTGGCGGTGCTTTATTTTTAACAGCACTGAACTATATTGGCGCTAAGCCAGCTGCTATTTTTCAATCTGTTTTTACAGTGGCCATTATCCTGACAGGTTTTCTTCTTTTAGGCGGAGCAACGTTTAACGGAGATTTAGCAAACCTTGAGCCGATGTTTCAAGGCGGGGTTGGCGGCGTCATGGCGGTTTTAGTGATGATTCCCTTTTTATTCGTTGGCTTTGATGTCATCCCGCAAGTGGCGGCGGAGATCAATGCACCGAAGAGAATTATCGGGAGAATTTTGATTATCTCCATCGTGAGTGCCGTTGTGTTTTATCTGCTCATTGTCTTTGGTGTAGCTGCGGGACTGTCAAAGGGTCAGCTTGAAGCTTCCTCATTAGCGACAGCAGATGCGATGGTGCAGCTGCTCGGTCATCAGGCGTTTGGGACTGTGCTTGTCATTGGCGGTGTAGCAGGAATTGTGACGAGCTGGAATGCTTTTATCATTGGGGCAAGCCGTATCCTATATGCTATGGCGGAAAGAGGCATGATTTCCAAATGGTTTGCGTATATTCACCCAAAGTATAAAACACCGACACATGCGATTTTATTCCTTGGAGCACTGGCCTTTTTTGCACCATTATTAGGGCGTCCTGCCCTCGTATGGATTGTCAACGCGGGTGGTGTCGGGATCATCGTCGGCTACTTAATTGTGTCCATTGCCTTTATGAGACTTCGCAAGACAGAACCTGAGCTTGAGCGTCCATACCGCATTAAATATTGGCGGACGACAGGCGTTTTAGCTATCGGACTGAGTCTCCTTTTTCTTTCATTTTATTTTCCGGGAATGCCGGCCTCCTTATCGTGGCCAGCTGAATGGATATTGCTTTTAGGCTGGGCACTCATTGGGTATATACTATATGTAATGAATCCAAGAACGAAGGAGACGGTAGAGCATGACAAACGAACTCAAAGTATATAA
- a CDS encoding copper resistance CopC/CopD family protein, protein MLKHSKWLLLLIVMFAFFIPKEAFAHAYVVSSNPAANEELDQQPPSVSITFSEGIESGFHAIKVLNAKGDRVDQGDTVIKDQKIMEAALKKDLPKGIYTIQWNAVSADGHSVSGMIPFSIGKADGGFDQLDQGQTNESIDVASTIDKAILYTSFSLFLGTILFGLIWFRAAISPVLAKRMKRLLTLSLIMMGGALVFQLPIQTKSAADVSFLGAFQPSLLQETIASTSGGSLWIMLMVSFVLLTIWSIVAMKKGDFTSIRVWLFPLLLFAVLLWLKAQIGHPAATDNKILTTSLDFIHLVSASIWVGGLTAIVLLLLKKLPNEDQPLIRSTFTAFHPWALLSVGLIVFSGFVNAIFILQSFDALFQSAYGRTFLIKLGLFILMGLLGLVHYLMLRWEKKQRRSISLRAEWIIGVAILLLTAVFTNIPSPPPPAPEPFFGANQVEHRDIVSLSITPNAPGKNTFEVAFTKKNGQTITDIQSVTAKIHKVALFGEEKPSEFQLERSKNGHFSAENLLLNEKGTWKIEIHALTGSFENIDTTFIRRN, encoded by the coding sequence TTGTTGAAACATAGTAAGTGGCTTCTGCTCCTTATCGTCATGTTCGCTTTTTTCATTCCAAAGGAAGCATTTGCTCATGCATACGTCGTCAGCTCGAATCCTGCGGCAAATGAAGAGCTTGATCAGCAGCCTCCTTCGGTCTCTATCACATTTAGTGAAGGAATCGAAAGCGGATTTCATGCCATTAAGGTGCTAAATGCAAAAGGGGATCGTGTGGATCAAGGAGATACGGTCATTAAAGATCAAAAAATTATGGAAGCTGCTTTAAAAAAGGATTTACCAAAAGGAATTTATACCATTCAGTGGAATGCGGTATCAGCTGACGGACACTCTGTCTCTGGCATGATCCCGTTTAGTATTGGCAAAGCGGATGGTGGTTTTGACCAATTAGATCAAGGGCAAACGAATGAATCCATTGATGTAGCCTCGACCATTGACAAAGCCATTCTTTATACGTCGTTTAGTTTATTTCTCGGGACGATTTTGTTTGGACTGATTTGGTTTAGGGCAGCCATTTCACCTGTATTAGCGAAACGAATGAAACGGCTTTTGACTTTGTCACTGATCATGATGGGCGGAGCACTCGTGTTCCAGCTGCCGATTCAAACAAAATCAGCGGCAGACGTGTCCTTTTTGGGGGCATTTCAACCATCGCTTTTACAAGAAACCATTGCATCGACTTCTGGCGGTAGTTTGTGGATAATGCTCATGGTGTCATTTGTTCTTTTGACCATTTGGAGCATAGTTGCGATGAAAAAAGGGGATTTTACTTCTATTCGGGTATGGTTGTTTCCACTGCTCCTATTCGCAGTGCTTCTCTGGCTGAAAGCACAAATCGGACATCCAGCAGCAACAGATAATAAAATACTGACAACGTCTCTTGATTTCATTCACCTCGTTTCTGCATCGATCTGGGTCGGTGGTTTAACTGCCATTGTGCTGTTATTGTTGAAAAAGCTGCCAAATGAGGATCAGCCGCTCATCCGAAGTACATTTACTGCATTTCACCCTTGGGCACTGCTCTCTGTTGGACTCATTGTGTTTTCAGGATTTGTGAATGCCATCTTTATTTTGCAATCGTTTGATGCTCTTTTCCAATCAGCTTACGGACGAACGTTTTTAATCAAGCTTGGTTTATTTATCTTGATGGGACTTCTTGGACTTGTTCATTACTTGATGCTGAGGTGGGAAAAGAAACAAAGACGAAGCATTTCCTTACGAGCGGAGTGGATCATCGGAGTTGCCATTTTGTTATTAACGGCTGTATTTACCAATATTCCGAGCCCTCCTCCGCCTGCACCTGAGCCATTCTTTGGCGCAAACCAGGTTGAGCATCGTGACATTGTGTCCTTGAGCATTACCCCGAATGCTCCGGGTAAAAACACGTTCGAGGTGGCATTTACGAAGAAGAATGGACAAACGATCACTGACATTCAATCTGTGACAGCCAAGATCCATAAAGTCGCCTTATTCGGTGAGGAGAAACCGAGTGAATTTCAGCTGGAACGATCAAAAAATGGTCATTTCTCTGCTGAAAATCTCTTGTTAAATGAAAAAGGTACTTGGAAAATTGAAATCCATGCGTTAACTGGTTCCTTTGAAAATATCGATACTACATTTATTAGAAGAAACTAA
- a CDS encoding NAD(P)H-dependent oxidoreductase: protein MNHLIIFAHPQQSLNQTLLDLVVSTLLNNGHQVTVRDVYALDFSPELSISEKAAIKRGHVPAAIQIEQKLIQQADVLTFIFPIWWTGLPAMLKGYVERVFSEGFAYQINKHGAIENLLLHKKGVIINTHDAPRTFLDANRIVPSHRMTTDTEVFDFIGIEPVERLLFSSMEQAPADYIHEILKETKETVEQLFPPAV from the coding sequence ATGAACCATCTAATCATATTTGCTCATCCCCAGCAAAGCTTAAACCAAACCTTATTAGATCTTGTTGTGAGCACTCTTTTGAACAATGGTCATCAAGTGACTGTTCGTGATGTCTATGCTCTTGATTTTTCGCCAGAGCTGAGTATATCGGAAAAGGCTGCGATCAAACGCGGTCATGTCCCAGCCGCCATTCAAATAGAGCAGAAACTGATTCAACAAGCAGATGTCCTGACATTTATTTTCCCCATATGGTGGACAGGCTTACCTGCTATGTTAAAAGGGTATGTAGAGCGCGTTTTTTCTGAGGGCTTCGCTTATCAGATCAACAAACATGGGGCTATTGAAAACCTGCTTCTGCACAAAAAAGGAGTCATTATCAACACGCATGATGCCCCAAGAACCTTTCTTGATGCTAACCGAATCGTCCCCTCCCATCGCATGACAACAGATACAGAAGTCTTCGATTTTATTGGGATTGAGCCTGTTGAACGGCTTTTGTTCAGTAGCATGGAACAGGCTCCTGCAGATTACATCCACGAAATTCTGAAAGAAACGAAAGAAACGGTGGAGCAGCTTTTCCCACCGGCTGTTTAA
- a CDS encoding PLP-dependent aminotransferase family protein: MLTIQLDQTGANGFIYHQIYTKIKGEILNRNLQPHDQLPSKRELADTLNVSVNSVNGAYQQLLAEGYLYSVERKGFFVESLETFHESGQLKPSSLPADLKEEPIARDGWYSFSHISVDTANFPFKSWLKSEQKAISLHEEAFGELPHPQGVYELRETIARLIGLARGVKCYPEQLILSAGTQSLIHSLSSILPADQVYGLENPGYRRLYQMLKNNHHQVETIGIDQKGVRMSDIQKKEPNVLIITPSHQFPTGVIMPISRRIQLLNWAADQPGRYIIEDDYDSEFKYGTDSIPALQSLDRYDKVIYMGTFSKSLLPGLRISYMVLPHHLLRRYKEEQHFFIQTANLFTQYTLLHFIKDGAYQRHIRRMNGLYEEKRKQLTGELDKVFADNVRIIGENAGLHFIAEFRSNRTQHEILQRAKERKLKMYGMDRFTLDEHVPGHKEGFVPLILGFSHIRPEDIRPAVKRLHESIYGK, encoded by the coding sequence ATGCTGACAATTCAACTAGATCAAACAGGGGCAAACGGATTTATTTATCATCAAATTTACACGAAAATTAAAGGAGAAATTTTAAATCGAAACCTTCAGCCACACGATCAATTACCTTCAAAACGAGAGTTAGCTGATACATTAAATGTCAGCGTGAATTCAGTGAATGGCGCATATCAGCAGCTGCTTGCCGAGGGATATTTATATTCGGTTGAACGCAAAGGCTTTTTCGTCGAATCATTAGAAACGTTTCATGAGTCAGGTCAGCTGAAACCCTCTTCCCTTCCAGCAGATTTAAAGGAAGAGCCGATTGCACGAGACGGCTGGTATTCCTTTTCACATATCTCTGTTGATACAGCCAATTTTCCATTTAAAAGCTGGCTGAAAAGTGAACAAAAGGCGATCAGTCTCCACGAAGAAGCATTTGGTGAGCTTCCGCATCCACAAGGTGTGTACGAACTTCGTGAAACGATTGCCCGGTTGATCGGGCTTGCACGAGGGGTCAAATGTTATCCAGAACAGCTCATATTAAGTGCAGGCACGCAATCACTTATTCATTCGTTATCAAGTATTCTTCCAGCCGATCAAGTATACGGGTTAGAAAACCCCGGCTATCGCCGGCTCTATCAAATGCTGAAAAACAATCATCACCAAGTTGAAACGATTGGCATTGATCAAAAAGGGGTGCGGATGAGTGACATTCAGAAGAAGGAACCGAATGTGTTGATCATTACCCCTTCACATCAATTCCCGACTGGCGTCATCATGCCGATTTCCCGGCGAATTCAGCTCTTAAACTGGGCAGCCGATCAACCCGGCCGTTATATCATTGAGGATGATTATGACAGTGAATTTAAGTATGGCACAGACAGCATTCCAGCACTGCAAAGTTTGGATCGGTATGACAAAGTCATTTATATGGGAACTTTTTCAAAATCCTTGCTGCCAGGCTTACGGATCAGCTATATGGTGCTGCCTCATCATTTATTGAGACGCTACAAGGAAGAACAGCATTTTTTCATTCAAACAGCCAATCTTTTCACACAATACACCCTTCTTCATTTTATAAAGGATGGAGCATATCAGCGGCATATTAGAAGAATGAATGGTTTATATGAGGAAAAGCGGAAGCAGCTCACCGGAGAACTCGACAAGGTTTTTGCTGACAATGTACGGATTATTGGGGAAAATGCTGGGCTACATTTTATCGCAGAGTTCCGTTCAAACCGCACGCAGCACGAGATTTTACAGCGAGCCAAAGAAAGAAAGCTGAAAATGTACGGGATGGACCGTTTTACCCTTGATGAGCATGTACCCGGTCACAAAGAAGGCTTCGTGCCGCTTATCCTTGGATTCTCTCATATACGGCCAGAGGATATTCGGCCAGCGGTGAAAAGACTGCATGAGTCGATTTATGGGAAATAA